The Neorhizobium sp. NCHU2750 genome contains the following window.
CGCTCAAGGCCTGGGAACGCTATCTCGACGTCTACCCGGCCGACAAGGACGCACAGGAAGCCGTCGACAAGCTGTCCGAAAAGATCGCTGGTAGCCGCACGTGAGCGCCATACCGGCCCGCCCAGCATGATCGTCCTGCTTGCCATTCTTATAATCATCATCCTCGCCGGCCTCGCGTTCACCGCCTTGAAGTCCGCCGGCATCTCCGGTCGATTCCCCAGACACGGCGAACTGACAGATCTCGGCACCTTCAGCATCAACGCGCAGCATCTGCCCGGGCCGCCCTCCCCAACGCTTCCACCGATCGTCTTTATCCACGGCGCCAGCGGCAATCTGCGCGACCAGGAGGCAGCCTTCCGCAGCGCGTTGGAGGGCCGAGCCGAGCTTCTCTTCGTCGATCGCCCCGGCCACGGCTATTCCGAGCGTGGCGGCCCGGAAAACGGCTTTCCAGACGGGCAGGCGGCCGCAATCGCGAGACTGATGGAGAAGAAGGGCATCGACCGCGCCATCATCGTCGGTCATTCCTTCGGCGGCGCGATTGCCGCAAGCTTTGCCGTCTTCCATCCGGAAAAGACCGCAGGCCTACTCTTCCTCGCGCCCGCCACGCATCCCTGGCCGGGCGGCGTCGACTGGTATTACCGGGTCGCGGCAACGCCCGTTCTCGGCTGGTGGTTCACCCGCCTCATCAGCCTCCCCGCCGGCCTGATGCGCATGGATGCGGCGACCAAGGCCGTGTTCAGCCCCAACCGCCGCCGCGATTGCTATCTCGACGAAGGCGCCCCTGCTCTTGTGCTGCGGCCGGAAAACTTTCGCAACAACGCCATCGATGTCGCCAATCTCCACGGCTACGTCACCCGCATCGCGCCGCGTTACCGCGAGATCAAGGCACCGACCGTGATCATCACCGGCGACAGCGACCCGATCGTATTGCGAGAAATCCATTCGGAGGGCCTGGCCCGCGACATTGCCGGCTCGCAACTGGTCACCGTCCGCGGCCTTGGCCACAAGCCGGATTACGTCGTGACCGACCTCGTGGTCGCCGCCATCGAAAATTTATCGGGTGAGCCTCATGATCTTGACGGCCTTGCCCGGGAGGCCGAAGCAAGGCTGGCCGGAGGTGCTGCCACGGAGCAGATCGCGATCCGCTCGGCGTTAAAACAATCCTGACCTGCCCAACAAAAAAACGGCCGGATTGCTCCGGCCGTCTTTCAATCTCTTCGCATCGAGGCCTGATCAGGCGCCGGTCACGCCATCGGCACCGATATAGGCGATACGCAGCATGTTGGTGGAGCCCGGCGTGCCGAGCGGCACACCGGCCGAGATGATGATGCGGTCGCCCGGCTTGCCGAATTCTTCGCGCGCGGTGATGCGGCATGCGCGGTTCACCATGTCGTCGAGATCGGTTGCGTCATGGGTGACGACACAGTGCAGGCCCCAGCAGACGGCGAGACGGCGAGCCGTCTTGACATTCGGCGACAGCGCCAGGATCGGCACGTTGGGACGTTCGCGCGAGGCGCGCAGGCCGGTCGTGCCGGACGACGTGTAGGTGACGATTGCGGCAGCCTTCAGCGTTTCGGCGATCTGGCGGGCCGCAAGCGAGATGGCATCGGCACCGGTTGCTTCCGGCGTGGCACGCTGCGAGTAGATGATGCTCGGGAAAAGCGGATCCTGCTCGACCTGGCGGGCAATCGACGCCATCATCGACACCGCTTCGACCGGATACTGACCGGAGGCCGATTCCGCCGACAGCATGACGGCGTCAGCACCTTCGAAAACGGCGATCGATACGTCGGAGACTTCAGCGCGGGTCGGAACCGGCGCGGTGATCATCGATTCCAGCATCTGGGTGGCGACGACGACCGGCTTGCCGACGCGGCGGCAGGCGCGGGTCAGCTGCTTCTGGATACCGGGCACCATTTCGATCGGCATTTCGACGCCAAGGTCGCCGCGGGCAACCATCACGGCATCGGAAAGCTCGATGATCTCATCGATGCGCTCGAGCGCCTGCGGCTTCTCGATCTTCGACATGATGCCGACGCGACCACGGGCGATCTTGCGCACTTCGGCGAGATCTTCCGGACGCTGCACGAAGGAAAGCGCGACCCAGTCGGCATCTTCGGTGGCGAGAACGGCATCGAGATCGGCGCGATCCTTGGCGGTCAGAACACCGGCTGTAAGAATGGTGTCGGGCAGGCTGACGCCCTTGCGGTCGGAAATGCTGGTGCCGGCAACGACGGTGCAGACGATCTTCGTGCCGTCCGCCTCGACAGCCTTCAGTGCCAGCTTGCCGTCGTCGATCAACAGACGGTGGCCGGGCTTGACGGCTTCGAGGATTTCCGGATGCGGAAGGAAGACGCGGGTTTCGTCACCCGGCTCGTCGCGGTTGTCGAGCGTGAACGTCTGGCCCGGAGCGAGCGTCACTTTCGTGTTGGCGAACTTGCCGACGCGGAGTTTCGGTCCCTGCAGGTCGCAGAGGATGCCGATCGGTCTGCCGGACTTCTTCTCAACAGAGCGGATGCGCGAGATCAGGGTGCGCATCATGTCATGGCTGGCATGGCTCATGTTGATGCGGAACAGGTCTGCCCCTGCCTCGTGCAGCTTCAGGATCATCTCCTCTTCGGAAGATGCCGGGCCGAGCGTGGCAAGGATCTTTACTTTGCGGTTACGCCTCATCAATTTTGGCCTTCTTGCGTACCGGGCGTGTCTGAAAGCTGGACCATCCAGCTTCCCTGACGACCCGTGTCATACTCTTTGAAACCCATGCGCTGGTAGCCACGGGTGAAACAATCGTTTACGCCGACGATTTTGAATTCATTCTCGGCGACGCACATATTGATATTGCCGGTCCACCGCCCGCCTCGGGCAGCATCCTCGGCATAAAGATAATAATATCGTGACTTCAGTTCCCCTTCGATCAGCGTCGCGCAGGTGGAAGCAGGAACCTGCCACCATCCTTCGGTATTCCAACCATCTTGGGCACGATAGCCGATAGCGACGCCGACAAGGTTCTGCGTGCCATTGCAAACGCGGAAATCCGCGTGAGCTGGAGAAGCCAGTAGAAGCGGGCCACCAGCACATAAGGCAAAAGCACCCGCCGGAACGGAAATGAGCGAACGGAGATAAATTTTGATGGATTTTATCGGCACGGTTTCCGTCAGGACTCCATGGTTATCGTGGAGGCACTTTCTCGCGCGGAAGGGGCAGAAAGTCAACGAAGCTCTGGTTGATTGCGGCGCCCTGACGCTGGACCTGTTCAAAATTGCTCTATAGCCCTGCATGCCCTTGCTTTTTGGCAGTTTCAGGCCTCTGCTCTTGCGCCTGAACCGGTGCCATGCGATCACCGAAGTCACAAAATAATCGTTTGAATTGAACGCCAGCATGCAAAATTTCCAATCTTTCGAAATTATAGACGGCGACTATGACAAGGGCATGGTGCTTCTCGCCGACCATGCGATGAACCGTCTCCCGGCCTCCTATGGCAGCCTCGGACTGCCCGATAGCGCCTTCCTCCGCCACATCGCCTATGACATCGGCGTCGAGGGCATGACCCGCCGGCTGGCCGCCATGCTCGGCGTTCCCGCCGTACTCGGCTGCTTCTCCCGCCTGCTGATAGACCCGAACCGCGGCGAGGACGATCCGACCCTGATCATGAAGATTTCCGACGGCGCGATCATTCCCGGAAACCATCCGATCACCGACGAGGAATGGCAGCGCCGGCTCGACACCTATCATCGCCCCTACCATCAGGCGGTCGACAACACGATCAGGGCGACGGCTGCCGCATCCGACAGGGCACCGCTTGTGCTCTCGCTGCATTCCTTCACGCCCTTCTGGAAGGATTTCGCCCGTCCCTGGCATGCCGCCGTCCTATGGGACAGCGACGACCGGGCGGTGACGCCTTTTCTTGAAATGCTGCGGCAGCCCGGCGATATCGTCGTCGGCGATAACGAACCCTATGACGGCGCGCTAAAGGGCGATACCATGTATCGCCACTGCATGGTGCCCGGCATCCCCCATGCGCTTCTGGAAGTGCGTCAGGACCTGATCGGCGACGAGGCCGGCATGGATGCCTGGGCGTCAAGGCTGGCACCGATCTTCACCGCCCTCAATGCCGATCCGATGCTGCACGAATACAGGATCTTCCCGTCGCGGACCGGCCCATACCCTGCATCCGAGAAATGATCCGGAAAGGCGCAAGCATGACCGAACTGACGAAAGAGCAGCAGACCGAATTCGAGGCGGCCGTCTTCCGCCGCCTCGTCAATCATCTGCGCGAGCGCACCGACGTCCAGAATATCGACCTGATGAACCTCGCGGGCTTTTGCCGCAACTGCCTGTCCAACTGGTACAAGGATGCGGCGACAGACGCCGGCATCGACCTTTCCAGGGATGCCTCGCGCGAGATCGTCTACGGCATGCCCTATGAGGACTGGAAGAACCTCCACCAGAAAGAGGCAAGCGACGCTCAAAAAGCCGCATTCGACGCCAACAAGCCGGACCATTGATGATCAGGGCTAAATGGCAGCCGTGATTGATTGGGCTTGACCTCCGGCCCGCTTTTCGGCACTTGACCATCACTTGAAAGCAATCCGACCGAGAGCGGCAACGGTCTTGTGTTCGGAATTGCATTGCACAGGAAGACAGAGCGGTTTCGCCTTTCGAAGGAAGGTGGAAAGGCTCTTAAGAGACACTTTCACTATCAGGAGACCCCGATGTCTGATGCTCATGGCGTCGCCCGCGACCAACTCCGCGCCTTTGTCGAGCGCATCGAACGGTTGGAAGAAGAAAAGAAGACCATCGCCGACGACATCAAGGACGTCTATGGCGAAGCCAAGTCGATGGGTTACGATACCAAGATCATGAAAAAGGTCATCGCCCTTCGCAAGAAGGATGACCAGGAGCGCATGGAAGAGGACCTGATCCTCGACACCTATCTGAGCGCCCTCGGCATGATCCCCGGCGCACCGACCGACGAGGAAGAAGCCGCCTGATCCGCTTTTAAAGCCCGCCCCCAAGGCGGGCTTTTTCATGCCGTCAGCCGGCAGGCACCCGCCGCATATCTGAGCATAACCTCTCTTTGCGTGAGAAACCCATGGCAGATCACGATGTCATCGTCGTCGGCGCCGGTTTTACCGGCCTTGCGGCATCCCGCGCCCTGATCGAGGCCGGATGCGACGTGATCACCGTCGAGGCCCGCCACCGCGTCGGCGGCCGGGTGGAATCGGATTTTCTACCCGATGGCACGCGGGTCGATACCGGCGGCCAGTTCCTCTGCCGCGACATGGTCAACCTCGTCGAGGTCGCGCACCGGCACGGTGCACGCATCGTACGCTCCAGCACTGAAGGTGAGCAGTCCTATCGTCCCGCCATCCCGCCTGAAGCCGGAGAAGCTATCTGGGATGGCGTCGAGCAGCTGCGGGAGAAAATGCTGGCGCTCGACATGAGCGATCCCTCGCTTGCCCGCCTGACGGTCGGCCAGTGGATCGACCGCCAGACAGATATTGCCCCCGAGATCACCGGCTCCTTCCGCC
Protein-coding sequences here:
- a CDS encoding alpha/beta hydrolase translates to MIVLLAILIIIILAGLAFTALKSAGISGRFPRHGELTDLGTFSINAQHLPGPPSPTLPPIVFIHGASGNLRDQEAAFRSALEGRAELLFVDRPGHGYSERGGPENGFPDGQAAAIARLMEKKGIDRAIIVGHSFGGAIAASFAVFHPEKTAGLLFLAPATHPWPGGVDWYYRVAATPVLGWWFTRLISLPAGLMRMDAATKAVFSPNRRRDCYLDEGAPALVLRPENFRNNAIDVANLHGYVTRIAPRYREIKAPTVIITGDSDPIVLREIHSEGLARDIAGSQLVTVRGLGHKPDYVVTDLVVAAIENLSGEPHDLDGLAREAEARLAGGAATEQIAIRSALKQS
- the pyk gene encoding pyruvate kinase produces the protein MRRNRKVKILATLGPASSEEEMILKLHEAGADLFRINMSHASHDMMRTLISRIRSVEKKSGRPIGILCDLQGPKLRVGKFANTKVTLAPGQTFTLDNRDEPGDETRVFLPHPEILEAVKPGHRLLIDDGKLALKAVEADGTKIVCTVVAGTSISDRKGVSLPDTILTAGVLTAKDRADLDAVLATEDADWVALSFVQRPEDLAEVRKIARGRVGIMSKIEKPQALERIDEIIELSDAVMVARGDLGVEMPIEMVPGIQKQLTRACRRVGKPVVVATQMLESMITAPVPTRAEVSDVSIAVFEGADAVMLSAESASGQYPVEAVSMMASIARQVEQDPLFPSIIYSQRATPEATGADAISLAARQIAETLKAAAIVTYTSSGTTGLRASRERPNVPILALSPNVKTARRLAVCWGLHCVVTHDATDLDDMVNRACRITAREEFGKPGDRIIISAGVPLGTPGSTNMLRIAYIGADGVTGA
- a CDS encoding DUF1036 domain-containing protein, producing the protein MASPAHADFRVCNGTQNLVGVAIGYRAQDGWNTEGWWQVPASTCATLIEGELKSRYYYLYAEDAARGGRWTGNINMCVAENEFKIVGVNDCFTRGYQRMGFKEYDTGRQGSWMVQLSDTPGTQEGQN
- a CDS encoding N-formylglutamate amidohydrolase, producing MQNFQSFEIIDGDYDKGMVLLADHAMNRLPASYGSLGLPDSAFLRHIAYDIGVEGMTRRLAAMLGVPAVLGCFSRLLIDPNRGEDDPTLIMKISDGAIIPGNHPITDEEWQRRLDTYHRPYHQAVDNTIRATAAASDRAPLVLSLHSFTPFWKDFARPWHAAVLWDSDDRAVTPFLEMLRQPGDIVVGDNEPYDGALKGDTMYRHCMVPGIPHALLEVRQDLIGDEAGMDAWASRLAPIFTALNADPMLHEYRIFPSRTGPYPASEK
- a CDS encoding DUF1244 domain-containing protein encodes the protein MTELTKEQQTEFEAAVFRRLVNHLRERTDVQNIDLMNLAGFCRNCLSNWYKDAATDAGIDLSRDASREIVYGMPYEDWKNLHQKEASDAQKAAFDANKPDH
- a CDS encoding DUF2312 domain-containing protein, with translation MSDAHGVARDQLRAFVERIERLEEEKKTIADDIKDVYGEAKSMGYDTKIMKKVIALRKKDDQERMEEDLILDTYLSALGMIPGAPTDEEEAA